The segment CACGGCCGACGACGTTCTCTTCACCTACCGGCGCACGATCGATCCCGCGTCCGGCGCTCATGCCGATCTCTTCCAGGACATCCTGGAGGTCACAGCTCCCGACCCGCTCACCGTGAAGGTGCGCTATCGCGAACCGACGGTTCTCGCGCTGGATGCGTGGAAGGTGCCGATTGTCCCGCAGCACCTGCTGGCCGCGGTGCCGGCGGGGACGAAGGACCCTGCCAGGACCCCGATCGGGACGGGCCCTTTCCGGTTCGTCCGCTGGACACGCGGCAGCGAGATCGTCCTGCAGGCGAACCCGTCCTATTTCCTGGGACGCCCGCACCTCGACTCGCTGGTTTTCCGCATCATCCCGTCGCCGGCGACACAGTTCCAGTCGCTGCTGACGGGCGACACCGACTGGTCCTCCATCCCGCCTTCGGAATGGTCCAAGACCGCGGCCTCGGCCGATTTCCTGCGGCGCTTCCGGCGCTACGAGTATCCCGCGCTGTTCGTTTATTACATCGCCTGGAACGGGAAGGGCCCGTTGTTCGCGGACGCGCGCGTGCGGCGGGCGATGACCCTTCTGCTGGATCGCTCCGGATTCCTGGCGAAAGCCAACGCCGGCGCCGGGGTGGTGGCGGCTTCGTCTTTCCATCCGAAGCAATTCGGCTACGACCCGAAAGTCGCGCCCCTTCCGTACGATCCGACGGCCGCCGCCGCTCTCCTCGACGAGGCCGGTTGGAAGCGGTCGGGGTCCGACGGCCAGCGGGTCAAGAGCGGCCGGCCGCTGAGGTTCAGCCTGCTCATCTTCCAGGGGAACCCGGTCCAGCAGCAGGTGGCCTCACTGTTCTCCGACGCCCTGCGGCGCCAGGGGATCACGCTGGACATCCGGGTCTTCGATTTCCCGGCCCTGCTCGAGCGCCTGCAGCGTCGCGACTTCGACGCGGCGTTTT is part of the Candidatus Polarisedimenticolia bacterium genome and harbors:
- a CDS encoding peptide-binding protein, with amino-acid sequence MLARPSRTGILVLVALLEIACRVSEPGGAPSSSSSSTPADGDALIIPIDSDPPSLDFVSCSDSWCRLVARFVADALVDEGERLETVPRLAERWEFAEEGRVLVFHLRQGVRWHDGSPFTADDVLFTYRRTIDPASGAHADLFQDILEVTAPDPLTVKVRYREPTVLALDAWKVPIVPQHLLAAVPAGTKDPARTPIGTGPFRFVRWTRGSEIVLQANPSYFLGRPHLDSLVFRIIPSPATQFQSLLTGDTDWSSIPPSEWSKTAASADFLRRFRRYEYPALFVYYIAWNGKGPLFADARVRRAMTLLLDRSGFLAKANAGAGVVAASSFHPKQFGYDPKVAPLPYDPTAAAALLDEAGWKRSGSDGQRVKSGRPLRFSLLIFQGNPVQQQVASLFSDALRRQGITLDIRVFDFPALLERLQRRDFDAAFSGWALTTDPDPTAFFHSDARLGTSNYAGYSNPEMDRLLVEGRHALDPDQRRRIYARVQEIVAADQPYTFLFFPLARIGMDNRFEGVSSAGVISPLKPYPGPLRWFVPRERQKRRSSP